From a single Carassius gibelio isolate Cgi1373 ecotype wild population from Czech Republic chromosome A18, carGib1.2-hapl.c, whole genome shotgun sequence genomic region:
- the sdr42e1 gene encoding short-chain dehydrogenase/reductase family 42E member 1 encodes MEVDRTGRTFLITGGGGYFGFRLACALLKTSSSVVLFDVRPPSQELPEGVIFMQADIRDYTQVEKAVRGVNCVFHIASYGMSGREQLNRKLIEEVNVQGTENILRACVAHAVPRLVYTSTYNVVFGGQEIKDGDESLPYLPLHLHPDHYSRTKSIAEMHVLKANGSPLNNNAGVLQTCALRPAGIYGPGEERHLPRIVSYIENGIFRFVYGDPDSLVEFVHVDNLVSAHMLAAQALTEKSQHRAAGQPYFISDGRPVNNFEFFRPLVEGLGYSFPTLRLPLSLIYLFAFLTEMVHHVVGRIYNFQPLLTRTEVYKTGVTHYFSMRKAREELGYEPKLYDLEDVVQWFRGRGHGKKRSQSSVKKLILDVVLVVAFAAVVLSCLPVVGQ; translated from the exons ATGGAAGTCGACAGAACAGGCAGGACCTTCCTCATAACTGGGGGAGGAGGATATTTTGGATTCCG TCTCGCCTGTGCTCTCCTTAAAACCTCCTCGAGCGTTGTGCTGTTTGACGTGAGACCACCGAGCCAAGAGTTGCCCGAGGGGGTCATATTCATGCAAGCAGATATCCGTGACTACACGCAGGTGGAGAAAGCAGTTCGGGGTGTGAACTGCGTGTTCCACATCGCCTCCTACGGGATGTCGGGACGGGAGCAGCTCAATCGGAAACTCATCGAAGAAGTGAACGTACAGGGGACGGAGAACATCCTCAGGGCTTGCGTGGCACACGCAGTCCCTCGTTTGGTCTACACGAGCACATACAACGTAGTGTTTGGAGGTCAGGAGATTAAGGACGGCGATGAGAGTCTCCCTTACTTGCCCTTGCACCTGCATCCGGACCACTACTCCAGGACTAAGTCTATAGCCGAGATGCATGTGTTAAAAGCAAACGGTTCGCCTTTAAATAACAATGCAGGGGTGCTACAAACATGCGCCCTGCGTCCAGCCGGTATATACGGCCCTGGTGAGGAAAGACACTTGCCTAGGATAGTTAGTTATATTGAGAACGGGATCTTTAGGTTTGTTTACGGGGATCCTGATAGTCTGGTGGAGTTTGTTCATGTGGATAATCTAGTGTCCGCACACATGTTAGCTGCCCAGGCCTTAACTGAAAAGAGTCAGCATCGTGCCGCCGGTCAGCCCTATTTTATCTCCGACGGAAGGCCTGTTAACAACTTTGAGTTTTTTAGGCCTCTGGTGGAGGGTCTGGGATACTCGTTCCCCACGCTTCGCCTGCCCTTATCGCTTATTTACCTCTTTGCCTTTCTGACCGAGATGGTTCATCATGTCGTGGGGCGGATTTACAACTTCCAGCCCCTTCTGACCCGTACCGAGGTCTACAAGACGGGCGTCACACACTATTTCAGTATGCGTAAGGCACGGGAAGAGCTGGGATACGAGCCTAAACTATATGACCTGGAAGATGTTGTGCAATGGTTTCGAGGCAGAGGTCATGGGAAGAAGCGCAGCCAGTCATCAGTTAAGAAACTAATTTTAGATGTAGTTTTGGTGGTTGCGTTTGCAGCAGTGGTGCTCTCCTGCCTTCCGGTTGTGGGACAGTGA
- the LOC127934361 gene encoding E3 ubiquitin-protein ligase NEDD4-like, whose amino-acid sequence MARQLRLHFASRRSNTDPLSDTCSGHAEESGLTNAGRSSSEGLVQSSLRMKVTPGQLALALPPLSPEYSNLQRNSTVFIPKVNGSRKSMLQISLQPCGGDGELASCESGNGDGGSCSSSTTSDAGYCSSNSIFEADVQDRKPFSRRKARVPLRRCSSLVIFPQSPCTTPPASPVSPVASPMIPPLPPSARSSFQTSHQMQLSSIDALQDDTAKGSVATAVNGLRLSKTSTSSENRDAKPIVHFSVPPEQAPGPERTERHSSVLLHFANQRPLPSGKGSSAKTKFNIDTSKPLEGPQTNNVTEPQKAKLFRSTSSCMLPSGRASSTERRHDTFPTCGNSDKSSRKGLHRTLQRSISLEVPYANAEISCHVSNAADVDTKNGTPHVHIRVSHGTGARTSNTLQNNSINNETHRAATCTERNATVRFTIY is encoded by the coding sequence ATGGCACGACAACTGCGACTGCATTTTGCTTCACGGAGAAGCAACACTGATCCGCTGTCGGATACTTGCAGCGGTCATGCAGAGGAAAGTGGGCTCACAAATGCCGGCCGTAGCTCCAGCGAGGGCCTGGTGCAGAGTTCCCTCCGCATGAAGGTGACTCCAGGACAGCTGGCTCTGGCTTTGCCACCCTTGTCACCAGAATACAGTAATTTACAGCGGAACTCCACCGTATTCATCCCTAAGGTGAATGGGAGCAGGAAAAGCATGCTGCAGATCTCCTTGCAGCCTTGCGGAGGAGACGGAGAGCTCGCCAGCTGCGAGAGCGGAAACGGAGATGGAGGTTCCTGCAGCAGCAGCACCACGAGCGATGCTGGTtactgcagcagcaacagcatATTCGAGGCGGACGTCCAGGATCGCAAACCGTTCTCTCGGCGGAAGGCGAGGGTACCTTTGCGGCGCTGCTCGTCCTTAGTGATTTTCCCGCAGAGCCCATGCACCACGCCGCCCGCGTCCCCCGTCAGTCCGGTAGCATCTCCAATGATTCCTCCTCTGCCTCCATCTGCACGAAGTTCCTTTCAGACCTCTCATCAGATGCAGCTGTCCAGCATTGATGCATTGCAAGATGACACGGCCAAGGGATCCGTTGCCACTGCAGTTAATGGTCTGCGGCTGTCCAAAACCAGTACGTCGTCAGAAAACAGGGATGCCAAACCCATCGTGCATTTCAGTGTACCACCAGAACAAGCGCCTGGACCAGAGCGAACGGAAAGACACTCCAGCGTTTTATTGCACTTTGCAAACCAGCGACCTCTTCCCTCAGGGAAAGGAAGTTCGGCCAAAACAAAGTTTAACATTGACACTTCCAAACCTCTCGAGGGCCCACAAACCAACAACGTCACAGAGCCCCAGAAAGCGAAGCTTTTCCGGAGCACCTCATCCTGCATGCTCCCAAGTGGAAGGGCTTCGTCGACGGAAAGAAGACATGACACTTTCCCGACTTGCGGTAATTCGGATAAATCCTCAAGAAAAGGGTTGCATCGCACTCTTCAGAGGAGTATTTCTTTGGAGGTACCCTATGCGAACGCTGAGATTTCTTGTCACGTTTCAAATGCTGCAGATGTGGACACCAAAAACGGCACTCCGCACGTACACATCCGTGTTTCTCACGGCACAGGTGCAAGAACATCAAACACTCTGCAGAACAACAGCATAAACAACGAAACGCATCGTGCTGCAACCTGCACGGAGAGAAATGCTACAGTAAGATTCACCATCTATTAG